A section of the Bacillus sp. SM2101 genome encodes:
- a CDS encoding nucleoside recognition domain-containing protein: MVGSVKKGFIVGLQTTWTLGKIIFPVTLIVTILQYTVILQWIMKGISPLMGLFGLSGDAAIPLVLGNFLNLYAAIGAILTLDLTVKEVFILAVMLSFSHNLIIESSVAARVGVKLWIMMVTRIGLAVISAFMINILWAGGNELAQYGLISKEEEVVTGWGSIIMAGVEKGLIGILQLALIVIPLMIGIQILKDLKWLETFSKWMSPLTKLLGMKENTSTTLAAGLLFGLAYGSGVMIQAVKEDGVSKKDTVLAFIFLVSCHAVIEDTLVFIPLGIPILPLLLIRVFVAILLTMIVAFIWKKAELHNRKEANYDH; the protein is encoded by the coding sequence TTGGTTGGGTCAGTTAAAAAGGGGTTTATTGTAGGGTTACAGACAACATGGACATTAGGGAAAATCATTTTTCCAGTTACATTAATAGTGACGATTTTACAATACACTGTTATTCTACAATGGATTATGAAAGGCATATCACCTTTGATGGGCTTGTTTGGACTATCAGGAGATGCAGCAATCCCGTTGGTTCTAGGGAATTTTCTCAATCTGTATGCTGCTATCGGTGCGATTTTAACACTTGATTTGACTGTAAAAGAAGTATTTATTTTAGCTGTGATGTTATCGTTTTCTCATAACTTGATAATAGAGTCAAGCGTTGCTGCAAGAGTAGGGGTAAAGCTCTGGATAATGATGGTTACTCGTATAGGATTAGCAGTTATATCAGCTTTCATGATTAATATTCTGTGGGCAGGCGGAAATGAGTTAGCTCAATATGGATTGATATCCAAGGAAGAAGAAGTTGTTACAGGCTGGGGAAGTATCATCATGGCTGGGGTAGAGAAGGGCTTAATAGGTATTTTACAACTTGCACTTATCGTTATTCCACTTATGATCGGTATACAAATATTAAAAGATCTAAAGTGGTTAGAGACGTTCTCCAAGTGGATGTCACCCTTGACGAAATTATTAGGTATGAAGGAGAATACGTCAACAACCTTAGCAGCTGGACTTTTATTTGGACTTGCATATGGATCTGGTGTGATGATTCAAGCAGTGAAGGAAGACGGTGTGTCTAAAAAAGATACTGTACTTGCATTTATATTTCTCGTTTCATGCCATGCTGTTATTGAAGATACACTCGTATTTATACCTTTAGGAATTCCAATTTTACCATTGTTATTAATACGTGTTTTCGTTGCAATACTATTAACGATGATTGTCGCTTTTATATGGAAAAAAGCAGAGTTGCATAACAGAAAGGAAGCTAACTATGACCATTAA
- the lgt gene encoding prolipoprotein diacylglyceryl transferase has protein sequence MEEQIQPLDRVFLELGPLSIQWYGAIIGIGVILGLYLAVKESEKRGLHKDTFVDLVLFAVPIAIISARLYYVIFKWDYYSENLLEIVMINQGGLAIHGGLIGAVLTAIVFARKKGISFWKLADIAAPSIILGQAIGRWGNFVNQEAHGGVVTREFLENLQLPDFIINQMYINGAYYHPTFLYESIWSLTGFIILLLLRKVNLKRGELFLTYVIWYSFGRFFIEGMRTDSLMLTESLRVAQFISLLLIGLAIAMIIVRRVKGYADKRYKDS, from the coding sequence ATGGAAGAGCAAATACAGCCGTTAGATCGTGTTTTTCTTGAACTTGGTCCATTGTCGATTCAATGGTATGGAGCGATCATCGGTATCGGTGTCATTTTAGGTTTATATTTAGCTGTCAAGGAATCTGAAAAGAGAGGTCTTCATAAAGACACGTTTGTAGACTTAGTATTATTTGCAGTACCAATTGCTATTATTTCAGCAAGACTTTATTATGTTATTTTTAAGTGGGATTATTATTCAGAAAATCTTTTAGAAATTGTTATGATTAATCAAGGTGGCTTAGCCATTCACGGTGGTTTAATTGGGGCAGTATTAACGGCTATCGTCTTTGCGAGGAAAAAAGGTATTTCTTTTTGGAAGCTTGCAGATATCGCTGCACCAAGTATCATTTTAGGACAAGCTATCGGTAGATGGGGGAACTTTGTTAATCAAGAAGCACACGGTGGTGTTGTGACAAGGGAATTTCTGGAGAACCTACAGTTACCAGACTTTATTATAAATCAGATGTATATTAACGGGGCGTATTATCACCCAACTTTCTTATATGAGTCAATTTGGAGCCTCACTGGATTTATAATATTACTACTGCTAAGAAAAGTTAATTTAAAACGTGGTGAGCTATTCTTAACGTATGTCATTTGGTATTCATTTGGCCGCTTTTTCATTGAAGGAATGCGAACAGACAGCTTAATGCTAACTGAAAGCTTACGTGTTGCGCAGTTTATCTCGTTGTTATTAATTGGTCTTGCAATTGCTATGATTATAGTCCGAAGAGTAAAAGGGTATGCAGATAAAAGGTATAAAGATTCATAG
- the hprK gene encoding HPr(Ser) kinase/phosphatase: MPKVRTIDIIDKFQLELISGEDGVNRPIITSDLSRPGIEMAGYFTYYPAERIQLLGKTELSFYDKLTKSEKQLRMNKLCTDITPGIIISRDLDIPEELIEASEREVVPVMRSSMKTTRLTSRLTNYLESKLAPTTAVHGVLVDIYGIGVLITGKSGVGKSETALELVKRGHRLVADDLVEIREEDQNTLIGNAPDLLEHLLEIRGLGIINVMTLFGAGAVRNFKRISLVITLELWDQAKQYDRVGLDEDKMKIINSEITHLTVPVRPGRNLAVIIEVAAMNFRLKRMGMDAAEQFSNRLADVIEDSEEL; the protein is encoded by the coding sequence ATGCCTAAGGTTAGAACGATAGACATTATAGATAAGTTTCAGTTAGAGTTGATAAGTGGAGAAGATGGGGTAAATAGACCGATTATTACGAGTGATTTATCTAGACCTGGGATTGAAATGGCGGGATATTTTACTTATTATCCAGCAGAACGAATACAGCTATTAGGTAAAACAGAGCTTTCATTTTATGATAAGTTAACAAAATCGGAAAAACAGCTTCGTATGAATAAATTATGTACTGATATTACACCTGGGATTATTATTTCAAGAGATTTGGACATTCCTGAAGAGTTAATTGAAGCTTCTGAGCGTGAGGTAGTACCTGTTATGCGTTCATCAATGAAGACAACACGCTTAACGAGCCGTTTAACAAACTATTTAGAAAGTAAGCTTGCACCTACAACTGCGGTTCATGGTGTGTTAGTAGACATATACGGTATAGGTGTATTAATTACAGGAAAAAGCGGTGTTGGAAAAAGTGAAACTGCTCTTGAATTAGTGAAGAGAGGGCATAGACTAGTTGCTGATGATTTAGTTGAGATTCGTGAAGAAGACCAAAACACCTTAATAGGAAACGCACCAGATCTGTTGGAACACTTACTAGAAATTCGTGGCTTAGGAATTATAAATGTCATGACATTGTTTGGTGCAGGAGCAGTTCGGAATTTTAAAAGAATTTCTTTAGTGATCACGTTAGAGCTTTGGGATCAAGCTAAACAATATGACCGTGTTGGTCTTGATGAAGATAAAATGAAAATTATTAATTCAGAAATAACACATTTAACAGTTCCTGTTCGTCCAGGAAGAAATTTAGCAGTCATTATTGAAGTAGCAGCTATGAATTTTCGATTAAAGAGGATGGGTATGGATGCTGCAGAACAATTTTCAAATAGATTAGCTGATGTCATTGAAGATAGTGAAGAGCTATAA